GGTTTGGGTAAACCTAGCTCCTGGTTGAATAGGACATTGCGTGATGTAATTAGGACCGTCTGACCATGGGTTCCTCGGTTGCTTAACTCCATGCCTGAAATATAGATGGATTAGAATTGTACTGGTGTCATGAAAGTAACTAAAAGCTGCATGAGATTACATGCACTGTATAAAGTTGATGAATTACCAATGGAGGGTAATGTTACGATTGCCCTTGTTATAGACATCCACTATGACAGTATCTCCAGCACGAGCATACAATGTTGGTCCCGGAAACTGGCCGTTTACAGTCAAGATGTTCTTTGTGCTACACAGTCGTTTGTATGAAGTTTCTTCAACCTACAATTAATTtttgcaaacaaacaaaagatatCATCAAttcattaatattttttaaatcagCATACatgatgcatgcatgcataatatatgTGTAATTATagccatgcatgcatgcatgcaattCATACACATGCATCAGAATTTAAAACTGAACGACAAACACAAGATATGAGTTcattaatatttttgaaatcaGCATACATGCATGAGCATCGTTTATAaagtgtatatacatatatatcccacacacacagatatatatatatatatacacacacatagtGGCGAAACCATGATTTGTCGAAGGGAGGGGCGAAATTCAAAAGAGTGCAATGTTTAATTGAAGCAGTTGCTTTCACATTGGAGAGTGCaaagttttgagtcaatattTATAGTAGAAAATAGTCTCTTCACCAAAGCGTTTGTAAGCAAAAATATTAAAGCCAATGTAAAAAGCTTAAATTGGCTAGGATTAGATCCTAAAAAATGTTAAGCGCTAATCAAACAGTGTACTAGAACTTAGCAGCTAGGTGCCTAGGCGAGATCTAGGTAGGAGCCCATATGGATTTAAATTAGGGAGTCTTAACGAAATACTtatgatactgttcacttttaacgttagagacatttttacttttaaaagtCACTCTTAATACTATTcatttacaacacatttttgttcttttggttaaaactcaaattttttcaaatcatttccattagTTTTCATATTATTTAAAACATGAAACAAGTCCTCAAAGTGAAAATTCATTGAAAGTAGTGATggctagaagaaaaaaaaacataaatttgaGTATGAAATAACCTCCTCCATATTGTATTAACAACATTAAGGTAATTTTAGTAttgaaaatcttattttatgtgGTATTTTGTGGGTATGGTTTATCTAAAATATTTTATTGAAGCACTTATGTTTTTAAAGTGTAATTAGGGACCAATTAGAAGATCAAACCAAAAGAAGGAGAGACCAAGCCAAACCATTTAACCAAAAGCAAAGGAACCAAGTCAAACGGAAAAAagatagaaggaaaaaaaaaaggggaaaggaaaaatggagaaaagcaaCAAAAGAATGATAGAAGAAAAAATAACAAATCGCAATGTTTCATTTAAAAGGAATGCTTAAACGACGTCGTCCGATTAAAGATATTTTTAaaacaacttttcttttcttttcttcttcctcgtgCAGGAGTTGCCCTCCTCTGCAATAGGCAGCCCGCCGACACCATGGCTCTTTATGTGGCTTTTTGACGACCGAAGGGGTGGATTCCTTGCTCTGCATGTGAATTTCCGACGATCGGAGGGGCAGCCGCCCCTCCTTGCCCTGttgtggcttcgccactgtatatatatatatatatatgtatgtatgtatgtataactataggcatgcatgcatgatgcatgcaattcatacatatgcatcagaATTTAGAACTGAACTGCACCAAGATTAAGGAAATAATGAGCTAGGTAATTACCACAAAAGTGTAACGAGGAGACAAAGCTTGGCAATGGAAGATGCCAACCGTAGACAATAGCAAGCCGACTACAAGTTGCAAGCTAATTAAAATACTCATGTTGATCGACGACGATATTGATGGCTGCTTACCGATCGATCGTCTTATAGCTGTATCTGTTATTACTACTAGTGATGATCACGGATTCACAGGAGTTGTGTAACTATTATTTGGTCTCTATATTTCTGTTTATAACTGATGCAGTTCGCAGGAGTTGAGGACggatatatatagagagagagctAAATAAAAGCGCAGGTGGCGATTAtatgtaataaaaataaaaataaattatttaattaactgGTGAGGGTTAATCAAGCTATGCTAAGTAATAATTAGTGTGCTTCATGAAACATGTGCGCTTAATATCTTCACTATACAATGTTCTCTCATGTTTTTTCATTCCATGCAATCACAAAATTTTTACTGTTTATTAATATTATGTTGATCAATTAAACTTGGATTATAATCTTTAATTACGCAGCGCTATATTTCTAGATAAGTTTGAAGCTTATGTCAGCATGCCATATATTTCGGATTTGAATAGAATCCTCAGGGAAGAGATCTggcgaggatccaaatccatatATTTCAACTTGTTGAGATTGAGAAGTCAGATCAAGGTTGAATTGGACAAGCCCAAAGACGAAGAGCCATTAttcaattattaattaataaggaattttaacgaaaaattagtGTTGTATCCTAATCCATCAATTATTAATCCAGAGGGCGAAGAGCCATTAttcaattattaattaatagggaacttcaattattcaattattAATTAACAGGGAACCGTAATTAGAGGAGGACTTGTAAAAGTTAGTGTTGTGTCCTAATCCATCATAAGAAGAGAAATACCGCTTTTTAAACTGCATGACCATTAttcaattattaattaatatgaaactttaacgaaaaatcatatttttacactaaaaggtcAATCATGGTAcaattcattttaccttttattttgtccttatcattaaaactcaaagttttcaagtcattatcattagttttccttaattaaTATCTATATGATGTCATaaatggatttggatcccatccgaTCCAAATGGTGGGAATCCTAGGAATTTTCACATCTTAGTCATTCATTGTACATTgtgcggtcataaattatttgaattttttaatttaaaattaaactcaAATAGTACGTGAcgaaactgaccgcacgatgtacgatgaacaactATAATGTGAGGATTCCTAAGATCTCCACAAAGAGGATtcagagaggatcctcatccatCAGAAATGATCATATATATGgagatttttttagtgtgcTTACAATACGGCCATGTACACCAAGTGTCATAGACTCACAATACAAATGGttggaagtttttttttcttttccaagggTCGTGTTCCTAGTAATACACTgaatttttttgtccatatataGTGTTTCATACCTAACAAATTTGTTAGGAAAACATCATCAATTTAGTTAACActcaatgaagaagaagaagcgaaTATGATTGTTCAAATTAAACATGATAACGAGATTTGAGCAATTAACGCAAATTGCAGCATGCCAAGCCAAACAGTTATTGGCGTCTAAGGCATTGACTGTACTAGGTTCATTCGTCCTTTTCTTTCGAGTTAATTGTACGATGAACCTTGGGATCAATCGAAAACAAGAATAAAAACAAGGGAAGGTCAATTGTTGCGGGCATGGGTTTGGGTTAGGTCACGAATCAGCAAAACACAATACCAACCTTCTACGTCAATGATTACTAGAGATCAAAGATTAATATGGTCAAGGAACACTCACGACATTATGATGCGGAGGAGAAATACTCTTTTGCAACTATTTTTCAGTTTTAGTAACATCACTTGTCTAGCTAATAAATGTTTGTCGCTTTTTCAAGATGTGTACATGTCGAAATTTCCAATAAAAATATTCCCGCATGGTCAGATGGTTGAAAGAGAGACTCTGCGCGTGGAGGTGGCGATGACTGGCTTTTGCATCTTATACGATTTTGATTAGTTTCATTTCGTGGAAGATCTAGAGGGCATTACGTATGGAGCAAGCTACTTTTTTACTATTTACGGTATTGGTAAATGTTATAAGTacaaaaaaaggtcgtacccagtgcaaaaggctcccgctttacgcagggtctgggaaaggtgaatgtcggctagcttTACCCCCATTTATAAGTACAAAAcgataagaaaattatttatcaaCAAGAGGAAAAGAGTGTAACTTGTACAATAATATGCTCAAACTCCAGTTATTCACTCATCCCTAACCTATTTTTCTCATCCCTTGTTATCCACATATATTGCGTCTTACAATATACCTAAAGTTATGCCATGTCTACGAATCGACCCGATCTTCATGACGTCCACAGTCCGAAACAGATGAAGAAGCCGCGATACTCTTTCCTTTGCCATCCAAAGATGCCATTGTTGGGCCCATGTCCACACTTtcctttggttttggtttctgtAAAACTTGAAGCTGATTCTGCAGGATCTGTACAAGAAAAGCGGTTACTAAGCGGGAGAAATTGGGAGTAACGACCGCCACGTCACAACAAAAGTTATACATCTTCTCTTTAATACCTCAATCCGGTGCTGAAGAAGCTTTTTCTGGGCCTCCAGCGGAGAAGCTGTCAGATTTGGATCGCTGCCCAACCTCTCCCCATAGGCCAAGTTGGCTCCGGGGACAAACATGTAAGGTGGAAACTGAGAGAAGGACAAGTTTGCAGCTCCACCTTGGGCTGCAAGTTGTGGCTGTGATTGTCCAATAGAAGATTCTCCACCAGATTCAGTATTAGAGGAGTCAGCCGTATGTCTTTGAACCTGAGGAATCGCCGTATATCCAGGAGACCTGCATACAAGAGCACATAGTTTGTAAGGCTCTGGCATGCAGCATTCTATGCAGTGCAACATATCCAAAGTTTATGTATCAAGCACACTCTCACAAGcaacctagaaataaattaaaatacaatGGACACATATGATCACTCCACCAATAAATATGTAAACCTTAACTTAGGATACAGGTGTCATTACCATACTAGTCTGTTTGCAGAAGGATATACATAAGACTTCTCATATATtgatgcagcagcagcagcagctcgGAGCCTGGCTTCATGTTGGCTCACATTATCACCCGCAACTCCACCACCCTGAGCCGTTGTGCCTGTCCCTGTTCCCAATTAAAATCATCAGTCAACTCGCCACAATTTTATACCGAACAAAAGATCAGAGTCTCAAATGATCAAAATATATTACATAAACAAAGAGCATGAAATCCAACTGGCATTTTATTGGTGCCTTCGTTTTTCTTTACCCTCAATAATTATCTTAcataaaggaaaaggaaatgtaagtttaaaaactacaaagttCAGCAATTAAAAACTACAAAGTTCTTTTCCTTTAATAACCAAATATCCGACCTTATGGTTGTCACACAGAAACTAAAAGATACACCACAAATTGCACTGCTCAGAAGTTTACCCTGTTGATGAACATCTGACTGTGAACCCCTATGTCCAGCTGTACCTGTCCCACTGTCAGGAGGTACAACTAGGGCTCTGCAAGTAGGGCAGGTATGCTGTCGCTCTAACCATGATCGTAGGCAAGCGACATGAAAAAGGTGTCCACATAATAGTTTCTTGGCTGTTGTCATCTCTTCACGGCAAATGATACAAGTTGCATCACTTCTGCATATTGATAATCAACAACTAAGACTCCAAATGCAGAATTTGATAATTACAACACTTGGAAACTAATTAGACTTTAAACTTACGCATTAAGTTCTTCAGGCGTAGCATCTGGGAATCGATCATTCATGTTTGATGTGAGCTTTCGATAACGAATATAATCAGCAATGCGAATCTTAAAGTTCCTAAATGTTTCATAGAGCTCACGTATCAAGTGCAATGGCACACCATAGTACCTGGGATGGGACAATACTCCATGTCAATCAAGATAGAATAACCTCAGCTTATGCACGTCAACAAGCAAAATTCTCCCCATGcttaaaatttaaattggtAGGATTTTGGTCCAACTACTGTATCATATTCTAACTTCATGCCCACAGCTTCTCCGCCACTACGGAGCCAAACACGTTGCATTCAACACAGATTGAGCCCAACATGTTCTCCAAATTGTGTCATATTTAgcaaaaaaaatgtgtgtgtaaGCAACTTATCTAAACCTAAAGATAAACAGAATACTCACGTGAAAATCACGAGGAAGAAGCACAAATACAGAGACAAGTGAAGCAAGTCCCGAATAAGTTCCAAGTAGAACGTGTAGACAGGCTTCTTCTCCCATTGTCCCTCCATAAGCATGTCAGTAACATAGAAAACATATTTCACAAATGTTGACACTGTTGTTGTTGCTAGTATCATGTACCTGAGATACAAAATCATGGACACTGTTAAATGAGAAAGACGGAAGAATGCAGAAATTCATGACTTGTCCATATTATTGGTTTTCATATCTAATGTTTTCTGTATAATCCCATCACAACTATTAGTTCTCCCCTATTGCCTTTCGTACTCGACATAAATCATTCAATGCACCTTCATATCATTCGCCCTATCAACcactttccatgacaacataaTAGACTTGCTCCACTCGTTTCCAATATAATGAAGCTTAATGCAATATTAACTATCAGATTAAAAAATGCCTAAGTTATCTGAGTGTGATCAAATAAAATGTAGCATGTTCCCAAATGCAAACAAAAAGAATCAGAAATACAAAGCATTAAGATGGATCACTTACTCGAACGAAAAAAAGAGGGaaaccgaggccttttgtgtcCTTATCAAGTTGCTAATAGAACTGTACAAAAAGAGACTATCTAGAACAAGCAAGAAACCCAAAAAGGAGACAATCCGAACATGAGACAGCATGGGCACGGACGGAGTAGTCTCGATGTACTCAACCCTCTTCTGAGCCAACCAATGCAAAGCCTTGATTAACAACAGAGCTGTAACCATAGCAAGAAATGAGACCGAAAAGTCCTGCCTGAAAATAGTGATGGCAAAGAGGATTTCCATGACTTCCCGCCACGACTGCTCATTAAGCCTCTCAACCTCGGCTTCCCGGAGTGATCCAAGGAAGAGCTTTTTAGTCAATTGCCACATAGTACACATAATAACCAGACCCATGTTGAGAAGCAACACCAAGCTGATCTTCGACGTCGACAAATACACCATTGCCGGATAAAACTGGCCTCTACTGCTAAATGCATGATAAACAATCGCTAGGGTTGCTACCAAACTAACCCCGCCATAGGTTTGCAGCTTCATCATTTTCCTCAAAACTAATCGATAAGGTTGCTCTTACAGGCCAACTATTGACCAGTTTCCGATTCGGTTTCCAAACAGATTCAGATTAAATAATGTTACAGTGCCATCGAGGTGAGACCTAGAAATTCAAACAACACAAATGGAAATCCTAATCAAATCAAATGAGCCCTAAACCCGAAGCAAATATTAAAAATCGGAAATTGGAAAgcaattttgagaaagtaaacaaTAATTTCATCTTAACAAATGAGAATTCATAGAAAAATTGAAGCAACTGAGAGTACCTGTGAGAAGCTCGCTCTGTggaaattttgggttttgtgctgtttcttcttcttcctcccggCTTTTATTTTCTCAgacaaacaagaaaacaaaagcaaaaaaatgcTGTCaggccaacaaaaaaaaaaaggaaaacaaaaatgatGTAAGTTTAACCAATGATTAATTGCCACGTGTGAAGGACTCAAACGGTACCCAATCCGAGTTTATTTAATCTTTCCGACCCGACCTAAATCCGAGCCCGTCAAAGATTAGCAACGGGCTGAGATCGAGAGCCTGGCCCGGGCCTCCTATCTTGTGTGCTTGCCTCCTGCGAGAAATACAGAGCGAGctagagagcgagagagagagagaaagaaatggcGACGGTGGTGAAGAGCGTCGTGAAGGCGATCAGAGAGAGAGGTCTCCGCAGCTACTTAAAGGAGCTCAAGGAGGATGGCTTCTTGTACGTTCTCTTTATCTATAGCTTTTTGAATCGATTGATTTATTCATTTTTGTTAATGTAATGCTTTTGGGGATGTCAAAGATGTAAAATTTGCTTCTGCAACGTATGTGATTGGATGCCAAAAGCATCGTTGGTGTTTTTCTTATTGCACCTAGTGTTTCTGAATCCATTTTGTCCTCCTTGGTACCTGATAAATCAAACTGGGATGGCAAATCAGATATTGAATTTTCGATTTTGGGGTTTTCTTATTTTTGCTGcattaaaaaaagaaataatttttgGAAGTTCGAAACTCCGAAAGGTGCTGAAGCAAACAGGTGTTGAGCTGGGTGGGTTGTGATAATTTTGTTGGTCTGTTCTCTGATGATAATCTGTTGGCTTGGTAGGAAAATGTaggaaagaaaacaaattaaaagcTAAAACATTTGTCATAAAGTTTTACTCTTTGGCTCTCAGGGACGATATCTTTTGCTATAATTGTAGTTTTGGGATTTGGAGCATTTTCTGATGTACAGTGTTCACTGAGATGTCTTTTAGTAGCTCGCTGAATGGctcttaaattgcgttttttgGTTTCGTATCCTATATCTTTGATTCTTTATACTGTGCTGACTGTTTGTACTTTTCCAAAACTTGCAGAAACTGTATTTTCGATGGAAACCTTACGTAAGTTACATTACTTCCCTCATACTTGATTTTCTTAACAAACGAGCATAAGTGCGTGTTTACATTATATTTAGAATTTTAGTTCATAATTCTGGAAGCTTGATACGGTTAATGGTTTCTCTTTTCTAAAGAAGACCATCTGAATTAACATTGAAATGAGGGATTACTTTTGCTTTGTTGtggttttcaggttttaattGTGTTGGAATATTTTAGTCatttttgtttctctagttTATCTaacaaattttatttgattggtATAGGCAAACTAAGATCCACAATATTGGGGCAAGGCTTGTAGGTGTTGATCAAATTGGCAATAAATATTATGAGAAGCTTGACACTCAATATGGTTAGTGTTTTCTACATTTACCCCAGCCTTTCTTACTATAGCAATAAGATATTTAGTTCTTTACTGCACACTGAAGTTGTGCCGTTGGTGTCAATTAGCATTTCCAAGCACAAGCCATATTCAAATCATGATACAATTCTTGATCGTATGTATCTTTTCGAATCTTAATTCCTTATTACTAAGTTTATGAAGGTAAAGAAATCATTTTACTTTCCTAGGAACTGTGCAAATTCCTCTTCCTGGTGGTACAAATGGTCCCATATTTCTCTGTAAGAATGTAAACAAATTACTGGTGGGGAACCTGGGGGTTGGCCAAGTAATTGAACACTGCTTATTTAGATGCTTACATGCCTTGGTGCATATGATTTCACCACATCCATGTGAGTTACCGCCATGAGTTATAAAGAAGGACCGTTCTAATTTTCCTCTTTGATGCATTGGGAAGGTCCATTGTTCAAAGTTTTGCATTGCttcaaggttattgtagtatgtATGCTCATTGCTCACAGCTTACTAATTGATTGGAGGGATTTTACAGGAAGACACAGATGGGTTGAATATGCAGAGAAGAGTCGCTACAACGCTTCTCAAGTACCACCAGAATGGCACGGTTGGCTGCACTACATAACCGATCATACGGGAGATGAGGCAAGTCCTGCATCCTTTTTAAATATTTGATCGCGTATGCTGTGAAAAAACTTG
This region of Malus domestica chromosome 07, GDT2T_hap1 genomic DNA includes:
- the LOC103420806 gene encoding ERAD-associated E3 ubiquitin-protein ligase HRD1B-like; its protein translation is MMKLQTYGGVSLVATLAIVYHAFSSRGQFYPAMVYLSTSKISLVLLLNMGLVIMCTMWQLTKKLFLGSLREAEVERLNEQSWREVMEILFAITIFRQDFSVSFLAMVTALLLIKALHWLAQKRVEYIETTPSVPMLSHVRIVSFLGFLLVLDSLFLYSSISNLIRTQKASVSLFFSFEYMILATTTVSTFVKYVFYVTDMLMEGQWEKKPVYTFYLELIRDLLHLSLYLCFFLVIFTYYGVPLHLIRELYETFRNFKIRIADYIRYRKLTSNMNDRFPDATPEELNASDATCIICREEMTTAKKLLCGHLFHVACLRSWLERQHTCPTCRALVVPPDSGTGTAGHRGSQSDVHQQGTGTTAQGGGVAGDNVSQHEARLRAAAAAASIYEKSYVYPSANRLVWSPGYTAIPQVQRHTADSSNTESGGESSIGQSQPQLAAQGGAANLSFSQFPPYMFVPGANLAYGERLGSDPNLTASPLEAQKKLLQHRIEILQNQLQVLQKPKPKESVDMGPTMASLDGKGKSIAASSSVSDCGRHEDRVDS
- the LOC103420807 gene encoding probable NADH dehydrogenase [ubiquinone] 1 alpha subcomplex subunit 12 codes for the protein MATVVKSVVKAIRERGLRSYLKELKEDGFLNCIFDGNLTQTKIHNIGARLVGVDQIGNKYYEKLDTQYGRHRWVEYAEKSRYNASQVPPEWHGWLHYITDHTGDELLMLKPKRYSIEHKENFTGEGDEFIYHSKGHSLNPGQRDWTRYQPWEPAKKE